tcaataccGAGAACCTCAATCAGAGTATCAAAAAGGCGTAAGgctcacaatggtgtaaaactaaaatgggatatgcCGGTCTAGGATTCGAtttacaggaacaagggctaaaccaaacacccaagaatggaatcgtcgaacgaaaacacttgacaacctcttagaagcagcttttcttgacACCAGatctttctccatcaattaagaatcttatgccgtcactaaacacattcctaaAATTGTAGCCAtcttttgagtgtttattttttggagtctaatccgcatatatatgaCCATTGCTCAGGATTTTCTTGActttatatctcttaaatgtcaacatatacacgtgtgatttagttgaCGAAGagttttcaatgccgagaacctcgatcagagagtaaaaaaggcgtaaggttcacaatggtgtaaaactaaaatgggatataccaggctaggattcgagttacaggaacaagggccaaaccaaccaccaaagaatggaatcgtcgagcgaaaacacttgacaacctcctggaagcagcttttcttgccaccagacgtttctccatcaattaggaatctgatgccgtcactacacacattccttaaattgtagccatttttaagtgtttattttttggtgtctaatccgcatatatatcaccattgctcttgattttcttaactgtatatctcttaaatgtcaatatatatacgtgtgatttagtttacaaagatttttcaatgccgagaaccttgatcagagagtaaaaaaggcgtaaggttcacaatggtgtaaaactataATGGGATATATctggctaggattcgagttacatgaacaagagccaaaccaaccacccaagaatggaatcctCGAGCGAAAACACtagacaacctcctggaagcagcttttcttgccaccagacctttctccatcaactAGGAATCTGATgttgtcactaaacacattccttaaattgtagcaattttttgattgtttattttttggtgtctaatccgcatatatatcaccattgctcttgattttctttattgtatatctcttaaatgtcaacatatacccGTGTGAATTAGTTTCCGAAGATTTTTcgatgccgagaacctcgatcagagagtaaaaaaggcgtaaggttcacaatggtgtaaaactaaaatgggatatactgggctaggattcgagttacatgaacaagagccaaaccaaccacccaagaatggaatcctCGAGCGAAAACACtagacaacctcctggaagcagcttttcttgccaccagacctttctccatcaactAGGAATCTGATgttgtcactaaacacattccttaaattgtagccatttttaagtgtttattttttggtttctaatccgcatatatatcaccattgctcttgattttcttaactgtatatctcttaaatgtcaacatatacacgtatgatttagtttatgaagatttttcaatgccgagaacctcgatcagagagtaaaaaaggcgtaaggttcacaatggtgtaaaactaaaatgggatatactgggctaggattcgagttacatgaacaagggccaaaccaaccacccaagaatggaatcgtcgagcgaaaacacttaacaacctcctggaagcatcttttcttgccaccagacctttctccatcaattaggaatctgatgccgtcactaaacacattccttaaattgtagccatttttgagtgtttattttttggtgtctaatccgcatatatattaCCATTgatcttgattttcttgactgtatatctcttaaatgtcaacatatacccGTGTGAATTAGTTTCCGAAGATTTTTCGATGCCGAGAACGTCGatcaaagagtaaaaaaggcgtaaggttcacaatgttgtaaaactaaaatgggatatacagggttaggattcgagttacaggaacaagggccaaaccaaccacccaagaatggaatcgtcaagcgaaaacacttgacaacctcctggatgcggcttttcttgccaccagacctttctccatcaattaggaatctgatgccgtcactaaacacattccttaaattttagccattttttgagtttatattttttggtgtctaatccgcatatatgtGAGCGCGGTGCAGGCAGGAGTCGGTTCTCTCTAAGATGAAGAACGTAGTGCGAATCGATCAATACAGAGGTGCGGAATCCCTTGGCATCGTCAGAGAATCATCAACAACGATATCAACAATAAACATGTCCAATTTCATTGAGTAATGTGAAAGTACAAAGATCCTGATGCAAACTGGACAGAGCTTCGCTACACACAACTGCCAAAAGGTTCTAGACAAAGACCCATACTctactatttataggcaaactTGGGAGAGgtgtcatccggtcggatggccatccgtccggatgacctaTGTCATCTGACCGGATCACATATAACAGTTAACGTTCCGTCTCCCGTTTTGTCTAGACACAAAATAGATACATACAAAACTGTATAACGACATATACAGGACAAAATATACAGGCTCGATacagacggaagctacagacataATGCACTAACAGGCTCCCCCTTGGATGTAGCTGTAGTCTTCCTGCATAGTCTTTATTGCACCTTCCTGCTGCGCCTACTAGCTCTAGCTTTCTGTCTCCTCGCCTCTACTTTCTATGCTAACATTTTGCGCCTTAGAGGCCTACCAATCTCATTCCAATACTTCCTGTACACAGGATCTCCATCCCTCTTTCTATCCCACCTTGGGATCTTGTTCTCTTCATATTCAATCGGCGTTTGATCAGTTGGAGGAAGCCTTTCGAACTTTCTTCGACCAAGAACTACTGCTCTCTCCCTATCTTCTTGAATTTCTCACTACGCTTCTCTCTCTTCAAGAACTCCTCTAACTCAATCTCTCTAGACTTTGAATCCCAGTACCTACCAGAGTTGATGTCTTTTGAAAAGCACACATTCATGATTTTCTGGCATTGTTGGGCTTGTTCTCTGTCAGGACCATTATAGACTATCTTGTTAAAGTATAAGTAATCGATATCCTTCTTCGAGCAGTTTACCAACCACATAGGATCTAACACGTTTATGCGCCTTGTCTCTCCAGTCTTCTTATCAAATAAAGATATCACCGCTTCCGCTATGCTTTGGTTGTACAACCAGCCTTGAAAATCTTCGTGAAAGTCTTGTTCCATTGCACGTAGCGGCATATTCTTTAAGCATCTTGGCGGCTTTATCTTCAGAGTAATATCTTTCTCTCTTGTTACTGGATCAAACATGATAACTTGTTTAGGGAAATGAGGCTTCCAATCAGGAAATTTGTTCTTTGCCTAGAGCTTGATGTAGTTCCACAATTTTTGATCATGTATCTTCACATCTGGACCATAGTAAAATTGTTTGATGTTCTTAGTTTGCACTAGCTCTTCCACATCCCACCATGGGAGTGTTTTAATATCTGACAAAACTCAAAATACTGAACACCGTGTTCCCTTTGAATTGCATACACCTGAAGGTCTTCAAGATAACCCCAAGAAAGAATATCACCCAGAGATTTATCTGGATGATCCATGAAATATTGGAGTGGCCTCTTGTACTTTCTCTCTTTCGACATTACTTTAAACCAATTCTTTTGACCTTCTAACAACTCTTCCTGTGGAATAACTTCAGGAATACCTTCAGTGCTTATTCTTTCCACCACTTTCCTCCTAACTTCATCTTCATTATATGTCTTGAACATTTCAGCAAATGTAGGTAAGGTATCATTAACACCCGAATAGTGAAAGGGTGTGTCTTCATCAGAGATATCCGATCCTTCTTCAATAATAACATCATTAAAGTTGTCTGCCTCATTTGCAAAATTGAAAGTGTATTCTCTTTCGGGCGATGGAGGAATATCATCCTCTATATCAAACTTTAAGTTCCCATCATCCATCCCCAGCTCTTCTAACATCTCCTCTCTCGTCCTAGGCACCTCTAACTCCCCCTCAAATGAAGAATGCAAGTAAATAACTTTGGGTTGAGTTAGGAATACCTGATCACCCGTATGTTGTTTCCCAGAAGAAGACGCTTCATGATGCTGATCTTCATGTTGTTCATTCAGCTCATCATTAAGGAAATCATCAAGCGTTTGTTGACATTAGGCTTCACAACTAGCAACCCAATTGCcccttgatcatcatcatcatcgtcatcatcattatcattgtCTGGATCATAGTTGTCGAGGTCATCAAACAACTCCTTCAACTCTTCATTCTTtaacttttcttcttcttcatgaCGTTTCTCGATGATCTTACGTCTATCAAGCTTGATTTCTTCAGGAGTAACATCAATCACATCACCAAAAGCTATCATAGAGAGTGGATTTGGATCTGTAGTACCTTCAGCTTCAGGTTGAACTTGTTGGCTAGAAGACCCAAGAATTTCTTCATTATCAATTACAACACTTTTCTTCTTCTGCGTTGCTTCTTCAGCCAACTCTTTTTCCCTTTGAACTCTTCTTGCCTCGACCCTTTCAATCTCCAAATCATTATACATAGCTTGGACATTGATTCCAAGCTTGTGTTCCATCACAGTATACAACATGTTCAATTGTTCGTCTTTAACAACTTTGTCTGCCCTCAAGGCTTCTATTTCTTGCCTTAATACCTTACTTTCATTAGAAGAAGACTCATGCAGTTCACCTATCATCTGATGCAGCGTCTTGTTAACTTCATTCATATTCTCATACTTTGCATTCACCTCATCAAACTCTTCAGTGATTCTGTCAATCACCTTAGCATGTTCTCCAAGGTCACCAGTTAACTCATCAATTCTATCAGCATGATCATTCACAGCTTTCTTTAACTCTTCATTCTTTGCTTTCACTTTCTAAAACTTCTCTTTCAGTTCATCACGTTCAGCTTCggctttttctttttctttttcaagaatACTCACTTTCTTTGTCAACACTTTTATCTTTCCATCATGAAACATATCATaatcacctttaggaagatcctCCGAAAATTCACCATGAACCTTCGGAAACCCATCAAATGAACCAGAAGAGGTATCTTTCTTTTCAGGTGACTTCTTTGGATCATCTTGAATGTGAATTGTTGGATTGATTGGTGACGCAGGCGGCATAGACTTTCTCTCACCCATATACTGAACTTCTTAATCAACTTTCTCAGCTTCATCATTCTTTTCCACTTTTTCATAAATTGGACTTGTTgaatctgagtttccttttgattgtattttgtgtttgaagttaagatgaaaatggatgagttgtgcagcgaaattaaaatgaaaacaaactttgcatacaatcaaatgagagtaatactttaatcaaacatctctTACACTATGAACCGAATGatttaatttaatttcaacaacgatttcaaagatagatgtatgaatgcaaactccccctcagcccgagctcagtagtttgttcgtgcaaagaagacgagtGATGTgtagagctaatagaacagtacaaagtactgaactatttataggcacttgcaaactactgagcatctttttttgacgtcaccatgaaagtgacatctaacctcctaacaaactctaacctctgatctatacagacactgcttgggTTAACTattgctaatacattctattacaaaaaagactttagaacagctgctgcaaccttctactgctgtaaACCCAGCAGCatttgtccggatcagcagtgcttgactcaaggcagtagattgaatcaacaggactttagtcttccatcagacctttggttgagcagcagttatgagtcagCAGTTTGGTCAGATCAGctgataggaggtcatcagtagttgtaatcactttcaagggaagagatttgtgtatcagaatctgcttattcagaatccactgttctgatccagttttggctttaattatctgttcctctgataaggttcaatcccaacaatctccccctggaacagataatgccaaaacccttcattatttgtggatattttattgcctcgttaacagctcccttatctgaccttcaaattgtaattcaaagtccagggcatctgtatcttcatcatccctgctgagtggaagatcaaggagatcctgcaaatcttcaagactcaggccaagagcttgttcccttgataatGTCTCCACTACTCCatcagacctgagcaaagtcaatacgcaggtctgtttgtcagttgcccacttttgtatttttaagcctggtgggtttcttgggagatgtttatttgcagaagtatttggtgaggctggcatgttcatcactggctgagcagtggtagcagagttttcctgttcaagttcttcttttaatgTTCTTAACAAGCCTTTTTTTAAAACAGCTTTTCcagcaagaatttcttgaacagtttcagctcctaactggctttgtgtccttcttttgtagatggcattcccagctggagcagtggatctcctgatttgcaactttgatggtccttttgaaaccgctgcctcagggtagtcaggtttttgagggatttttggatctttcttccttaattcctccaaccttttgtaggttgacctgaccacatcttctttccatctagcaacttgtcttttggtgccaaattcagcaacaaccaattcttctttcattctttttagttccaactgcttttcaggtacattctttttgaactttgcccaatcaggaggagtgtgagtgactttcctttttatcataacttgaattctggctgattcAACTTCAAGCTCTGGaatagtccactctttgtacatgtgtctctctcctttgtatttcttgtaaaacataatgctttcaatgtagtctttcttcagagtttcagctgctctttccgaaatttgttgactgacatttttagcaaaatgttctagggaactgacttgtgtgagcagatattggtagtatcttgatacttctttgtcagatttcccttgtgtgtttcttttcgagatatcctctgcttgcttggcctttatctttaaatattcatcaatgtttttgggccagaggtatcctttgattgaaggcaaactccttttggcagggtcatcctcagtatagaaggattttatctcttctctgacagcttctagttcaagagggaattgaacacctacaggaggtaagggtttgagcattggaacagaagaaagaggaactggttttggtattttgacaagagctaaaggttttgaagatgtctGGGATGGTgtagtgacatcatctttaggaattagccttctcctctttatttgaggagggactgatgatgttttggatggaaagatggttgtagtggcagtggtttgtgatagactaacagttgttgaaataactggtgttccaaccactgttgtctttacagcagaagttgtaacaactgctgtcttctgccttttgacaggaggtgattgtgatttaggtggtgatggaggtaaagcattggatgtagtgtgtgttgaagtggtgtgtgttgaagtgagaacagatgttgaaactactgaagtatcaacagcagctgatacaacaggGGCTACAACAGCTgtttttaggtggtggtttttgagcagactttgaacgtctgaccggaatggatttgggtagcctttcTTTTCTAGttggcttcttcttttcatcaatgagattttcatcatctcttgaccctgaagtaccctaatccggataatccaccctggctttctttttggcctctctatccctttttacacatgcaagtgcttctgcaagtgcatttgtagtcacatcaattttcttactaccatctggcaaaggaatctgtttggtcatatttgaattttctggtgcgaggtagagaccatctgttattccttttcttctccattcctgaagtttctccccctttttggcattattttctgggagttgatcaatgaagaacactggtggaggagtagtgccagtggagtgcaggatctgagttttgagaacctttagatcagcctgagtgtctttgtacctagactccataacatttctcaattgttgaacatgtttttcatgttgctgatctgctatttctgcttgatgatggagaaaaggttgaaatagattctaGAGCTCATTAGTAGCAGGTGCCTattgtagagcaggtgcttgtggtggaacagcagtggattgtaccttttgtactgtAACAACTGCTGTAGCATttctttgagttctgcaacagagttatcaagtttttcaacatgatccgtcaatttctggtactttaaaccatcacccaatttaatgggatcatctgatttcccactatcagtggttttatcagtggtagaagtagggagtttactccaaacattaaccactgatgcccctttttcttggtactggggtcttcttccttcaacacttgacaaccttttgatgttgccagtaggataaataaatccgcTGGTGGTTgacagaggtgctataaaaggaattgcctccaaggaagtcttattgatgtaaccactgtccaactgtaaacctgtaggttcaacagttgtagtggctgcttcacttggattaccacaaagagttacttgtaactcaatgggtgtaacctcctcaggttgtgttggtgggttagcaaagaatgatacagcaggctcagtcatttgtagAGGTaaattctcattgacaggtgattgagaaggactgagtaatgcctggttcaaatcaattgcatccaacagtaattgtgtttttggtggaattgaggatgtgatggtaggTGTAGGAAGCggatttgccccgggcattgagctgtggatgatggaaacgagtgtatccagagcatcatgatgtggtggccctttgtgtacaacctgttctttttgtgaagaagcaggaggagttatggttatgggttgagatatttgtaccatctgctgtgaggaagtagcagcagtggtttcttgtgactcttgtgttgtcacaggcattaactctggtatctcatcctccagagttgccattttgattggtttggggggtttttgatttttctttttgtaaagctttttgggttttgtaggtgtgggttgcaaaacagttggtctgctgctttgatcacctagagcagtaggctcagcagcagatacttgaggagcagtggttgctgctaaattctgctcaggt
This genomic stretch from Helianthus annuus cultivar XRQ/B chromosome 8, HanXRQr2.0-SUNRISE, whole genome shotgun sequence harbors:
- the LOC118480960 gene encoding glutamic acid-rich protein-like, whose amino-acid sequence is MIGKIKNLDYVAPKNDAWRHENINSEDKTDSLRGMHEKKLRFWFEKDGKRKRTPKVSPKVATPKIVIKEPTKKKSPPWLVDEPVTDPTDLVQQGVDLRKMTLDDFVKQSEAAKAAKEAAKEAETSAKNVEAESLKEKEVEGVVRTDSSATISDSSDTEPRYDTSKLGVGKIKLKVKPQKKKKGLDEEDATYIPTPEEKKKLWRKRRAHPSGVIPRNVRARKGAATMSEIQSAKAPEVEKFAETTSIPEVEKDQSVEKPEVKSKKAPESPYMGERKSMPPASPINPTIHIQDDPKKSPEKKDTSSGSFDGFPKVHGEFSEDLPKGDYDMFHDGKIKVLTKKVSILEKEKEKAEAERDELKEKIDELTGDLGEHAKVIDRITEEFDEVNAKYENMNEVNKTLHQMIGELHESSSNESKVLRQEIEALRADKVVKDEQLNMLYTVMEHKLGINVQAMYNDLEIERVEARRVQREKELAEEATQKKKSVVIDNEEILGSSSQQVQPEAEGTTDPNPLSMIAFGDVIDVTPEEIKLDRRKIIEKRHEEEEKLKNEELKELFDDLDNYDPDNDNDDDDDDDDQGAIGLLVVKPNVNKRLMISLMMS